The genomic stretch CGTCGGGGACGAAGGGATACCTCCGCTACGGCGTCCTCTGGCCCCTCGTGCCGGCCATGGCGATGGTGATGATCGACTTCACGATCGTCTCCATCTCGCTGACGACGATCCAGGACGATCTCCATCTGTCGGCGACGGCGGCCCAGTGGACCGTCACGGCCTATGCCCTCGCCACCGCCGCCTTCGTCGCGCTCGGCGGCCGCCTGGGCGACATCATCGGCCACAAGAAGATCGTCACGATCGGCATCCTCGTGTTCGCGACCGCGTCGCTGCTCTGCGGCCTGGTCCCGGACGGCTCGAGCCTCTCGGAGCCGTGGCTGATCGTCTTCCGCGCCATCCAGGGCATCGGCGGCGCCCTGCTGATCCCGTCGGCCACCGTGCTCGTGCTCAACGCGTTCCCGCCCGCGGAGCGCGGCAAGGGCCTGTCGATCTTCTTCATCATCGCCGGCCTGTTCACCGCGATCGGCCCGATCGCCGGCTCCTACCTGACCGAGTACTGGACGTGGCGGGCGATCTTCTGGATCAACGTGCCGGTGGCGCTGATCTCGCTGATCGAGCTGCGCCGCACCAAGCTGTACGACGAGGCGCACCCCGCCCCCGTCGACGTGCGCGGCGCGGCGCTGCTCGTGGCGGGCATGGCGCTGAGCGTCCTGGGCATCCAGCAGTCGACGGTCTGGGGCTGGGGATCGGTCGCCACGATCGGCACGATCGTCGTCGGCCTGATCCTGCTCGTGGTCTTCTGGATGGTCGAGCGCAACACCGAGAACCCGCTCATCGACGTCCGCAAGCTCGCCGCGAACAAGGTCTTCGCCACCGACAACGCGATCGTCTTCCTCTTCTTCACCGCGTGGCTGGCGATCTTCGTCTTCGGCTCGATGTACTTCCAGATCTCGGCCGGCCAGCCGCCGTCGCAGGCCGGCTTCTCGATCCTGACCGTCTTCTACCCGTTCTTCATCACGTCGCGGATCGGCGGCGGGATGATGGACAGCACGGGGCCGAAGCTGCCGGTGGCGCTCGGCCTGCTGGGCACCGCGATCGGCATGGCGCTGTGGGCCAGCGAGGCGACCGGGCTCGACCACATCGACGTCCTGCCCGGCCAGCTCGTGACCGGGGCCGGGCTCGGCCTCGTCATGTCCGCGATCAACACGGACGCGCTGAACCGGGTCACGGCGAGCGCCCGCGGCGAGGCGTCGGGCATCGTGCAGACCACGCGGAACTTCGGCTCCGCGGTCGGCGTCGCGCTGCTCGGCACCGTGCTGCTGACCGTGTGGAAGTCGAACACGGTGGACTCCCTGGAGGGCGCGGGGATCCCCACCGCGCAGGCCAAGGACATCGCCGAGAACGTGGTCCAGGGCAGCGGGGGCGCGGCGCCGGCCTCCGGCGGCGGCGGCGGGAACATCGCCGAGACCATCGCCCACACCATCGCCCAGGACTTCGCCAACGGCTTCCAGGCCGCCCTCTACGTCGGCGCCGGGATCATGGCCGTCGCGTTCGTCCTCGCGATGCTGCGCCTCCCGGCCGGCCGTCAGGAGGCGATCGAGTAGCCCGGTCACGATCATGTGACGCATGACCGTGTACCGCCGCGTCGCCTCGCTGGGCTCCGACTCCGCCCGCCTCGCGCATACCGTGCGCGCCCTCAGCCGCTACGGCCTGACCTCGCGCCTGCGCGGGCACGGTCCGGCGTGGCTGCAGCGGCACATGACCGATCCGCAGAGCGACCTCGTCGGCGGTCGCTCCGAGGGCGACCGGCTACGGCTCGCCCTCCAGGAGCTCGGCCCGATCTACGTCAAGCTCGGTCAGCTGCTGAGCGTCAGCGGGGTGCTGCCGCCCACGCTGCAGGACTGCCTCGCGCAGCTGCAGGAGCACGCCGAGGCCCAGGACGCCGCCGTCATCCGCGGCGTCGTCGAGCTCGAGCTGGGCCATCCCGTCGACGAGCTGTTCGCCGACTTCGAGGAGCGGCCGATCGGCGTGGCCTCGATCGCCCAGGTCCACGCGGCGCGGCTGCCCGACGGCACCGACGTGGCGGTCAAGGTCCAGCACGACGGCATCGAGGCGACCGTCCACGAGGACCTCGACATCATCACCGCGCTCGCGGGCGTCGTCGAGGACCACGTGCCGGAGGCGCGCGCGTACCGGCCCCGCGAGCTGGCGCAGCAGTTCCGCCGGCGCACGCTCGGCGAGCTCGACTTCCGCCGGGAGGCGGCGAACGCCGAGCGCTTCGGCGAGGCGTTCCACGACGAGCCCGACGTCCACTTCGCCCGGCCGGTCCCGGAGCTCTCCGGACGCCGCGTGATGACGCTCGAGCTGCTGCACGGCAGCTCGCTGGCGGACGTCGCCGCCGCCGACGGCGGCGCGCTGGACCGGCCCGCGTTCGGGCGCCGGTGCGCCGAGGTGTGGATGACGATGATCTTCCGCGACGGCTTCGTCCACGCCGATCCGCACCCCGGCAACATCTTCGTCCTGCCCGGCGGGCGCATCGGGGTCATCGACTGCGGCATGGTCATGCGCGTCGACCACGAGACCCGCGCCGGCCTGGCGGCCATCGGCTCGGCGCTCGCATCGGGCCGCGCCGACGAGCTCACCGAGACGCTGCTCGCGGTCTGCGACCACCCCGCCGAGGTCGACCACGAGGCGTTCGCCGAGGAGGTGGAGCGCGCGGTCCTCGCCCGGGTCGGAGCGGCGGGTCCCATCGACATGAGGGCGGTGCTCGGCGACATGCGCAGCGTCGTGCGCGCGTACGGGCTCGAGATCCCGGGCAAGCTCGACCTGCTCGCGCAGGTGGCGGCGGAGCTCGAGGGGACGGTGCGCCACGTCGACGCCGACTTCCGCATGACCCCGGTGCTGCACTCGGTGGTGCGCCGGCTGGCCGAGCAGCGGCTGCGCCCGGAGGCGCTGCTCGAGCGCGGCGAGGACGTCCTGCGCCACCTCGCCACGGGGCGCCGGCACATGCTGCGCGACGTGCGCACGTTCGTGGAGCGGATCGGCTCGGGCCGGTTCGAGGTGGTCGTGCGCCACACCGACGCCGACGAGGCGGTCGACCGGCTCACCTACGGGATGCTGACGGCCGCGCTGCTCGTCGGCGCGCCGATCGTCTGGCACGCGGACCCGCCGCCGCGGCGCAACGGCGTCTCGGTTCCCGGGGCCGCGCTCACCGGGGCGGGGGTGCTCATGGCCGCGGGGCTGCTGCGCGGCGGCCGGCGCCGGCGCGCCAAGCCGCCGGCCTGACGCTCGGCAACAAATCTGCGCGCGTGCGAGTGGGACGGCGCAGGCTGGGCAATATGCCATCGTGGGCGCAGTCGACATCCTCGAGGCGGACCCGGATCTGGCCGAAGGGCTCTCCGAGGCGGAGCGCGAGGCCGCCGCGCGCCACCTCGTCGTGCCGTCGGTCGAGATCGCGCCCGGGCCGTGGTGCCCGGATGACCTGGGACGCCAGTGCGCCGGGGCGCTCGGCGTGCTCGTCCTCGACGGCGTGCTGAGCCGGATGCTCACGCTCGCCGGGCGCACGACCGGCGAACTGCTCGGCGCGGGCGACATCCTGCGGCCCTGGGAGGACGACGACCCGATGCCCCGGGTCGACTTCGACGTGCAGTGGTCGGTGCTCGAGCCGGCCCAGCTCGCGGTGCTCGACCGCCGCTTCGTGGCCGGCGCCGTCCGCTGGCCGAGCCTGATCGCCGAGGTGAGCCACCGGGCGCTGCGCCGCTCCCGCGGCCTGTCGCTGCAGCTCGCGCTCGGTCAGATCCCGCGCGTCGACGGGCGGCTCCTGCTGCTGTTCTGGCGCCTGGCCGAGCGCTGGGGGCGCATGACCCCGGACGGCATCTCCGTGCCGCTGAAGCTGACCCACGAGACGCTCGGTGCGCTCGTGGCGGCGCGGCGGCCCTCGGTGACGAGCGCCCTGGGCCGGCTCGCCGAGTCGGGGCTGCTGCAGCGGTCCGACGGCGGCTGGCTGCTGGATCGCTCGGTCGACGAGCGCCTGGGCGAGTTCCTCGCCGCTCAGGAGACGCGGTTCAGCTCGAGCAGGGCCTCGTCGGCGTCGATGGCGTAGAGGCCGGGGTCCACCTCGGACCCATGCGGGTCGCCGCGGCGCCCGCGCCACAGCACGCGGTGCCGTCCGCTCGGCGGCGGGCCCCACTCGGCGGGGGCGACCGGGCCGAACAGGGTCAGCGACGGTGTGCCGAAGGCGACGGCCAGGTGCGCCACGCCGGTGTCGCCGGACACGACGCAGCCGGCGGCGGCGACCGCCGCGGCCAGCGTGATGAGGTCCGTGCGTCCGGCGAGCACGGCCCCGGGCGGCAGCCCGGCCTGCCGGGCGACCGCCTCCGCGAGCGGCCGCTCCTCGGCCGAGCCGGTGACGACGACGTCGCGGCCGTGCTCGCGCTCCACGCGGGCGAGGCGGGCGAAGCGCTCGGCCGGCCAGCGCCGTGCCGGCGACGCGGCCCCCGGATGGACGACCGTCGCGCCGACCGCCCTCGCCGGCGGATCGGCGTCCGGAGGCCGGAGGCTCAAGTGCGCCGGGTCGGCGGGGATGCCCGACTCGCGCAGCAGACGGCACCAGCGCTCGCGCTCGTGCTCGCGATTGCGCCAGCGCGGCGCGAACGCGGTCTGCGGGACGTCGGGATGGGCGAACGCGATCAGCCGCTGCGGGCGCGTGCCGAGGGCGATGCGGTGGCTCTGTGGGCCGCTCCCGTGGAGGTTGACGAGGAGGCCGGCGTGGTGCAGGCCGGGCGCCAGCGGCGCCAGCTCGGCGGTGTCGGTCACGGCGTCGACCGCACCGCTGAGCAGCGCCAGCGGCTCCAGGGCGGCGGGCGCGGCGAGGACGTGCCGGTCTCCGGGGAAGGCGGCGCGGACGGCGCGCAGGGCGGGGATCCCGGCGAGCAGGTCGCCCAGCCCCAGGGCCCGCAGGGTGACGATCAGGGCCACGATGGCTCGGTGGAGACCATCGCGGCGAGCTCGCGGATCTCGAACCCGGCGGGCTGCGCGAGGGCGAAGACGATGGTGCGCGCGACGTCGGCCGGGTCGGCCAGGGCGGCGTCCGGGCCCGGCTTGTACTGCTGCGGGCGGCCCTCGAAGAACGCGGTGTCCATGCCCCCCGGCACGACCATCGTCACCCCGACCCGGCCGGCCTGCTCGACCGCGAGCGCGCGGCTGAAGCCGACGACGCCGAACTTCGACGCGCAGTAGGCGGTGGCGTCCGACAGGGCGCGCAGCCCGAGCGTCGAGGCGATCGTCACGACCCGCCCCCCGGCCCGCTCGAGGTGGGGCAGCGCGGCGCGCACGACGGCTGCCGTGCCGACGAGGTTCACGGCGATCACCCGGTCCCATTCGGCGCCGTCGACCTCGTCGAGCGTGCCGCAGGCGTCGATGCCGGCCGCCGTGACGACGCCGCGCAGGCCGCCGAAGCGGTCGCCGATGCCGGCGACGGCGCGCTCGGCCGCGCGGGCGTCGACGAGGTCCACCTCCACGCCCTCGAAGCCGTCGGGCGACGCCCGGCGGTCCAGGACGACCGGCGTCCCGCCGGCCTCGGCCACGGCGCGCACGACGGCGAGGCCCAGGCCGGATGCGCCGCCGCTGACGACGACGGCCCCTTCGAGAGCGAGTTCAGGCGCCACGCAGCGCCACCTCCTCCAGGATCTTCGAGGTCGAGCGCCCCGCGACGAACGGGACGGTCACGGCGCGACCGCCCCACTCGGCGAGGGTCGCGGCCTCGGGCAGTTCGGCGGCGTGGTAGTCGCCGCCCTTGACGAACAGGTGTGGGCGCAGGTCGCGCAGGACGCGCTCGGGGACGTCCTCGTCGAACACGGCGACGGCGTCGACGCACGCCAGCGCGCGCAGCAGCGCCGCGCGGTCGTCCTCGCGCACGACGGGGCGGCCGGCGCCCTTGAGCCGGCGCACCGAGCGGTCCGAGTTCAGGCACACGATCAGGCAGTCGCCGAGCGAGCGGGCCGCGCCGAGCATCGCCGCATGGCCCGCGTGCAGCAGGTCGAAGCAGCCGCCGGTGACGACGACGGTCCCGCCCGCGGCGCGCACGCGGTGAGCCAGGGCGCGGGGGTCCTCGGGGGCGCCGGGTGCGGCCTCGGCCTCGGTCTCGGTCTCGGCGCGCACGGCGCCGGCGCCGCCGGCCGCCACGAACGCCGAGGCGACGGCGACCGCACCGCCGACCGCCGACGACGGCAGCTCGCCGTCGGCCAGCAGCGCGGCCAGCGCGGACGCGAAGCGGTCGCCGGCGCCGCACGGGTCGCCGTGCGCGGCGGACCGTGCGGGGACCGCGAGCGGCGTGCCCTCGGCGAAGGCGAGCACGGCGCCGCGCTCCCCGAGCGTCACGCACGCGCCGACGGCGCGCCAGCGCCGGGCGAGCTCGGCACCGCGCGCGGCGGCCTCGGCCACCGCGCCCTGCGGACGGCCGGCCGGCTCGGGCACCTCGCGGGCGGCCTCGGCCGCGTTCGGGGTCACCAGCCGCGCGCCCGGGACGGGCGCCGGACCGCGCGGGTGCGGGTCCCACACGACGGGCACGTCAGGATCGAGGGCCGCCAGGGCGGCGCGCACGTCGGCGCGGGCGGCCAGGCCGCGTCCGTAGTCGGAGACGAGGACGGCCGCGGCGCCGGTGAGCGCGGACCGCCCGGATGCGGTCACCGGGCCCGGCTCGCCGCCGTCGCCGCGGTCCAGCCGCAGCAGGGCGCGCCCCCCGGCGCGGACGCGGATCTTCTCCGGCGTCGTCCCGGCGAGGCCGAGGTCGACGACCTCGACGCCGAAGCACCGCAGCAGCTCGCGCAGCTCGTCGCCGCCCGCGTCGCGGGCGAGGGCGGTGATCAGCGTCACGGGACGCCCGTCGCCCGCGGCGAG from Capillimicrobium parvum encodes the following:
- a CDS encoding MFS transporter is translated as MNATASPSGTKGYLRYGVLWPLVPAMAMVMIDFTIVSISLTTIQDDLHLSATAAQWTVTAYALATAAFVALGGRLGDIIGHKKIVTIGILVFATASLLCGLVPDGSSLSEPWLIVFRAIQGIGGALLIPSATVLVLNAFPPAERGKGLSIFFIIAGLFTAIGPIAGSYLTEYWTWRAIFWINVPVALISLIELRRTKLYDEAHPAPVDVRGAALLVAGMALSVLGIQQSTVWGWGSVATIGTIVVGLILLVVFWMVERNTENPLIDVRKLAANKVFATDNAIVFLFFTAWLAIFVFGSMYFQISAGQPPSQAGFSILTVFYPFFITSRIGGGMMDSTGPKLPVALGLLGTAIGMALWASEATGLDHIDVLPGQLVTGAGLGLVMSAINTDALNRVTASARGEASGIVQTTRNFGSAVGVALLGTVLLTVWKSNTVDSLEGAGIPTAQAKDIAENVVQGSGGAAPASGGGGGNIAETIAHTIAQDFANGFQAALYVGAGIMAVAFVLAMLRLPAGRQEAIE
- a CDS encoding ABC1 kinase family protein, translated to MTVYRRVASLGSDSARLAHTVRALSRYGLTSRLRGHGPAWLQRHMTDPQSDLVGGRSEGDRLRLALQELGPIYVKLGQLLSVSGVLPPTLQDCLAQLQEHAEAQDAAVIRGVVELELGHPVDELFADFEERPIGVASIAQVHAARLPDGTDVAVKVQHDGIEATVHEDLDIITALAGVVEDHVPEARAYRPRELAQQFRRRTLGELDFRREAANAERFGEAFHDEPDVHFARPVPELSGRRVMTLELLHGSSLADVAAADGGALDRPAFGRRCAEVWMTMIFRDGFVHADPHPGNIFVLPGGRIGVIDCGMVMRVDHETRAGLAAIGSALASGRADELTETLLAVCDHPAEVDHEAFAEEVERAVLARVGAAGPIDMRAVLGDMRSVVRAYGLEIPGKLDLLAQVAAELEGTVRHVDADFRMTPVLHSVVRRLAEQRLRPEALLERGEDVLRHLATGRRHMLRDVRTFVERIGSGRFEVVVRHTDADEAVDRLTYGMLTAALLVGAPIVWHADPPPRRNGVSVPGAALTGAGVLMAAGLLRGGRRRRAKPPA
- a CDS encoding helix-turn-helix domain-containing protein, giving the protein MGAVDILEADPDLAEGLSEAEREAAARHLVVPSVEIAPGPWCPDDLGRQCAGALGVLVLDGVLSRMLTLAGRTTGELLGAGDILRPWEDDDPMPRVDFDVQWSVLEPAQLAVLDRRFVAGAVRWPSLIAEVSHRALRRSRGLSLQLALGQIPRVDGRLLLLFWRLAERWGRMTPDGISVPLKLTHETLGALVAARRPSVTSALGRLAESGLLQRSDGGWLLDRSVDERLGEFLAAQETRFSSSRASSASMA
- a CDS encoding glycosyltransferase family 9 protein, producing MALIVTLRALGLGDLLAGIPALRAVRAAFPGDRHVLAAPAALEPLALLSGAVDAVTDTAELAPLAPGLHHAGLLVNLHGSGPQSHRIALGTRPQRLIAFAHPDVPQTAFAPRWRNREHERERWCRLLRESGIPADPAHLSLRPPDADPPARAVGATVVHPGAASPARRWPAERFARLARVEREHGRDVVVTGSAEERPLAEAVARQAGLPPGAVLAGRTDLITLAAAVAAAGCVVSGDTGVAHLAVAFGTPSLTLFGPVAPAEWGPPPSGRHRVLWRGRRGDPHGSEVDPGLYAIDADEALLELNRVS
- a CDS encoding SDR family oxidoreductase, with translation MAPELALEGAVVVSGGASGLGLAVVRAVAEAGGTPVVLDRRASPDGFEGVEVDLVDARAAERAVAGIGDRFGGLRGVVTAAGIDACGTLDEVDGAEWDRVIAVNLVGTAAVVRAALPHLERAGGRVVTIASTLGLRALSDATAYCASKFGVVGFSRALAVEQAGRVGVTMVVPGGMDTAFFEGRPQQYKPGPDAALADPADVARTIVFALAQPAGFEIRELAAMVSTEPSWP
- a CDS encoding PfkB family carbohydrate kinase, translating into MTLRPRAPLVVVGDTLLDRDIEGRAERLAPDAPAPVVDEQARRARPGGAGLSAALAAGDGRPVTLITALARDAGGDELRELLRCFGVEVVDLGLAGTTPEKIRVRAGGRALLRLDRGDGGEPGPVTASGRSALTGAAAVLVSDYGRGLAARADVRAALAALDPDVPVVWDPHPRGPAPVPGARLVTPNAAEAAREVPEPAGRPQGAVAEAAARGAELARRWRAVGACVTLGERGAVLAFAEGTPLAVPARSAAHGDPCGAGDRFASALAALLADGELPSSAVGGAVAVASAFVAAGGAGAVRAETETEAEAAPGAPEDPRALAHRVRAAGGTVVVTGGCFDLLHAGHAAMLGAARSLGDCLIVCLNSDRSVRRLKGAGRPVVREDDRAALLRALACVDAVAVFDEDVPERVLRDLRPHLFVKGGDYHAAELPEAATLAEWGGRAVTVPFVAGRSTSKILEEVALRGA